Proteins encoded together in one Nocardioides marinisabuli window:
- a CDS encoding 2Fe-2S iron-sulfur cluster-binding protein, translating to MSVVTFISHDGEKHETPLEEGVSLMQVAVDNMVPGIDGDCGGEAACGTCHVVVEDGWIDQVGRSGPVEEEMLAMNPEREPNSRLSCQMRLSDSLDGLVVRLPEFQL from the coding sequence ATGTCCGTTGTCACCTTCATCTCCCACGACGGGGAGAAGCACGAGACACCGCTGGAAGAGGGTGTCTCGCTGATGCAGGTCGCCGTCGACAACATGGTTCCTGGAATCGACGGGGACTGCGGCGGCGAAGCCGCCTGCGGTACGTGCCACGTGGTCGTCGAGGACGGATGGATCGACCAGGTCGGCCGTTCGGGTCCCGTGGAGGAAGAGATGCTCGCCATGAACCCCGAGCGCGAGCCGAATTCCCGGTTGTCGTGCCAGATGCGGTTGAGCGACAGCCTGGACGGCCTCGTCGTCCGGCTCCCCGAGTTCCAGCTGTGA
- a CDS encoding cytochrome P450 has product MTTLTTVTDAMTERAQSIVPMSMQIRGAHLYDRARRFVTRTNGQKIFVEKPIPPVEEVALVDIDLSNPFLYRQGKWQSYFERVRNEAPVHFQANSPFGPFWSVTRHADIIAVDKDHETFSAEPFIIIGEPPRFMDVAMFIAMDPPKHDRQRAAVQGVVAPKNLREMESLIRSRVQEVLDDLPIGEPFNWVDRVSIELTARMLATLLDFPYEQRRKLVEWSDLASSMEQANGGPSDNDEVFRGFVDAAQGLSALWRDKEARLAGGEEPGFDLITMLQRNEDTKDLIDRPMEFLGNLVLLIVGGNDTTRNSMSGGILAMNRFPDQFEKLKANPDLIPNAVSEIIRWQTPLAYMRRVAKKDTVLNGQFIRKGDKVVMWYASGNRDERVFDRPDDLIIDRSNARNHISFGFGVHRCMGNRLAEMQLKILWEELLPRFEKIEVVEEPEYVQSNFVRGISRLMVTLTPKTQA; this is encoded by the coding sequence ATGACGACCCTGACCACCGTGACCGACGCCATGACCGAGCGAGCTCAGTCCATCGTCCCCATGAGCATGCAGATCCGCGGGGCGCACCTGTACGACCGGGCGCGTCGCTTCGTGACCCGTACCAACGGGCAGAAGATCTTCGTCGAGAAGCCGATCCCCCCCGTGGAGGAGGTTGCCCTGGTCGACATCGACCTGAGCAACCCGTTCCTCTATCGGCAGGGCAAGTGGCAGTCGTACTTCGAGCGGGTGCGCAACGAGGCTCCCGTCCACTTCCAGGCCAACAGCCCGTTCGGTCCCTTCTGGTCGGTCACCCGCCACGCTGACATCATCGCGGTCGACAAGGACCATGAGACGTTCTCGGCTGAGCCGTTCATCATCATCGGCGAGCCGCCGCGGTTCATGGATGTCGCCATGTTCATCGCCATGGACCCGCCCAAGCACGACCGGCAGCGCGCCGCCGTCCAGGGCGTCGTGGCTCCGAAGAACCTGCGCGAGATGGAGAGCCTGATCCGCTCGCGGGTCCAAGAGGTGCTGGACGACCTCCCGATCGGTGAGCCCTTCAACTGGGTCGACCGCGTCTCCATCGAGCTGACTGCGCGGATGTTGGCGACACTGCTGGACTTCCCCTACGAGCAGCGCCGCAAGCTCGTCGAGTGGTCGGACCTGGCCAGCTCCATGGAGCAGGCCAACGGCGGCCCCTCGGACAACGACGAGGTGTTCCGCGGATTCGTCGACGCAGCGCAGGGGCTGAGTGCTCTGTGGCGCGACAAGGAGGCGCGGCTGGCGGGGGGAGAAGAGCCTGGCTTCGACCTGATCACGATGCTGCAGCGCAACGAGGACACCAAGGACCTCATCGATCGTCCCATGGAGTTCCTGGGCAACCTCGTCCTGCTCATCGTGGGTGGCAACGACACGACGCGGAACTCCATGAGCGGTGGGATCCTCGCCATGAACCGGTTCCCGGACCAGTTCGAGAAGCTCAAGGCCAACCCGGACCTCATCCCCAATGCGGTCTCGGAGATCATCCGGTGGCAGACACCTCTGGCCTACATGCGGCGGGTCGCCAAGAAGGACACGGTGCTCAACGGACAGTTCATCCGCAAGGGCGACAAGGTCGTCATGTGGTACGCCTCGGGCAACCGTGACGAGCGAGTCTTCGACCGGCCCGACGACCTGATCATCGACCGCAGCAACGCACGCAACCACATCTCCTTCGGCTTCGGAGTCCACCGCTGCATGGGCAACCGGCTGGCGGAGATGCAGCTCAAGATCCTCTGGGAGGAGCTGCTGCCGCGCTTCGAGAAGATCGAGGTCGTCGAAGAGCCTGAGTACGTCCAGTCCAACTTCGTGCGCGGCATCAGCAGGCTGATGGTCACCCTGACGCCGAAGACCCAGGCGTGA
- a CDS encoding NAD(P)/FAD-dependent oxidoreductase, producing the protein MTEGRALVVGASHAGVQVAAGLRQQGWSGEVVVVGDEPALPYHRPPLSKAYLAGTSSLQDLALRKAEFYAKHDIRLVQSTVTQVDRAAQQVGLNDGTTMGYTHLALCTGGRVRTLDVSGIDLPGVFYLRTFADVESIRALAASGSHAVIVGGGYVGLETAASLRALGLDVTVLEAAERVLERVTAPEVSAFYERVHRDAGVVIRTGAQVSAMAGDQRVREVVLRGGERIPADLVVVGVGLVPNTELAAEAGLYVENGIVIDDLARTSDPRIVAAGDCASHRMARYDRLVRLESVPSAGEQAKTAAATLCGKERPIAALPWFWSDQYDLKLQIAGLNLGYDELVLSGDPSRDRDFTCYYLQQGRLLAADCVNRPRDFLKAKQLISQGLGVDRAQLESAAAAS; encoded by the coding sequence GTGACCGAGGGGAGGGCGCTGGTCGTTGGCGCCAGCCACGCCGGTGTCCAGGTGGCCGCCGGCCTGCGGCAGCAGGGCTGGTCAGGAGAGGTCGTCGTGGTCGGCGACGAGCCAGCGCTGCCCTACCACCGTCCTCCCCTCTCCAAGGCCTACCTCGCCGGCACGAGCAGCCTGCAAGACCTCGCTCTGCGCAAGGCGGAGTTCTACGCCAAGCACGACATCCGCCTGGTGCAGTCGACGGTCACGCAGGTCGATCGTGCCGCGCAGCAGGTGGGGCTGAACGACGGCACCACGATGGGCTACACCCATCTCGCCCTGTGCACGGGTGGCCGGGTGCGCACCCTGGACGTGTCCGGTATCGACCTGCCCGGGGTGTTCTACCTTCGGACCTTCGCAGACGTCGAGTCGATCCGGGCCTTGGCGGCTTCCGGCAGCCACGCCGTCATCGTGGGCGGCGGGTACGTCGGCTTGGAGACAGCCGCGTCCCTGCGCGCTCTCGGCCTGGACGTGACAGTCCTGGAGGCCGCCGAGCGCGTGCTCGAGCGGGTCACAGCACCCGAGGTCTCGGCGTTCTACGAGCGGGTCCACCGCGACGCCGGCGTCGTGATCCGGACGGGCGCCCAGGTCAGCGCCATGGCCGGCGACCAACGCGTGCGTGAGGTGGTCCTGCGGGGTGGTGAGCGGATCCCGGCCGATCTCGTCGTCGTCGGGGTGGGCTTGGTTCCCAACACCGAGCTGGCAGCCGAGGCTGGCCTGTACGTCGAGAACGGGATCGTGATCGACGACCTGGCTCGCACCAGCGACCCCCGCATTGTCGCCGCCGGCGACTGTGCCAGTCACCGGATGGCTCGCTACGACCGCCTCGTGAGGTTGGAGTCCGTGCCCAGCGCCGGGGAGCAGGCGAAGACGGCCGCCGCGACACTGTGCGGCAAGGAGAGGCCGATCGCAGCGCTGCCTTGGTTCTGGTCCGACCAGTACGACCTCAAGCTGCAGATCGCGGGGTTGAATCTCGGCTACGACGAGCTTGTGCTGAGCGGCGACCCCTCTCGAGATCGCGACTTCACCTGCTACTACCTCCAGCAGGGACGGCTACTGGCCGCGGACTGCGTGAACCGACCGCGGGACTTCCTGAAGGCCAAGCAGCTGATCAGCCAGGGCCTCGGGGTCGACCGAGCCCAGCTCGAATCTGCCGCGGCCGCATCCTGA
- a CDS encoding fatty acid--CoA ligase, giving the protein MQSTMMNVPLTTAAILRHGSRVHPTARVRTMQPDGSVKVGTFADVARRSAQLAHALRDCGVTGDERVATLMWNNQEHVEAYCAVPSMGAVLHTLNPRLTPEQLIYIANHADDRVVIVDGTLAPLLGAVLPHLAGVRTVVVTGAVDLAPLQREGLNVVAYEEFIAGRPETFDWPELDEFSAAAMCYTSGTTGNPKGVAYSHRSTYLHSMAACAADGLSVTGDDAILAIVPMFHANAWGLVYAALIAGADLVMPDRFLQAEPLVRLIASERPTIAGAVPTIWNDVLHYLEANPGSDISSLGLVACGGSAVPLHLMQIFQEKYGVQIVQAWGMTETSPLAAIARPPASVSEEEHWTLRASQGRPVAGVELRLVDDEGNEVPHDGESVGEIQVRGPWITGAYVGGEETDKFDNGWLRTGDVGRMDDRSFITLTDRTKDVIKSGGEWISSVELELLLAGHPAVLEATVIGVPDEKWQERPLAVIVTREGADVTPSQLRDFLDGKVAKWWLPERWCFVPEVPKTSVGKFDKKVLRAQHAAGALTVVDI; this is encoded by the coding sequence ATGCAGAGCACCATGATGAACGTCCCCCTCACCACCGCCGCTATCCTGCGGCACGGTTCGCGCGTGCACCCCACGGCCCGTGTCCGGACGATGCAGCCGGACGGCTCGGTCAAGGTCGGCACCTTCGCGGACGTCGCTCGCCGCTCGGCGCAGCTGGCTCACGCCCTGCGCGACTGCGGCGTCACGGGCGACGAGCGGGTGGCGACCCTGATGTGGAACAACCAGGAGCACGTCGAGGCGTACTGTGCAGTGCCCTCGATGGGCGCGGTCCTGCACACTCTCAATCCCCGCTTGACCCCTGAGCAGCTGATCTACATCGCCAACCATGCCGACGACCGGGTGGTCATCGTCGACGGCACGCTGGCTCCCCTTCTGGGGGCGGTCCTGCCGCACCTCGCCGGAGTGCGCACGGTCGTGGTGACGGGCGCCGTCGACCTGGCGCCACTGCAGCGTGAGGGCCTCAACGTGGTGGCCTACGAGGAGTTCATCGCCGGCCGGCCGGAGACGTTCGACTGGCCGGAGCTCGACGAGTTCTCGGCCGCGGCCATGTGCTACACCTCTGGCACGACGGGCAACCCCAAGGGCGTTGCCTACAGCCACCGCTCGACGTACCTGCACTCGATGGCGGCATGTGCCGCCGACGGGCTGAGTGTTACCGGTGACGACGCGATCCTGGCAATCGTCCCGATGTTCCACGCCAACGCCTGGGGTCTGGTCTACGCAGCGCTGATCGCTGGAGCGGATCTGGTCATGCCTGACAGGTTCCTCCAGGCGGAGCCGTTGGTCCGCCTCATCGCCAGCGAGCGCCCCACGATCGCCGGCGCGGTGCCGACGATCTGGAACGACGTGCTCCACTACCTCGAGGCCAACCCCGGGTCTGACATCTCCTCGCTGGGGCTGGTGGCGTGCGGGGGGTCGGCTGTGCCGCTGCACCTGATGCAGATCTTCCAGGAGAAGTACGGCGTGCAGATCGTGCAGGCATGGGGGATGACCGAGACCTCGCCGCTGGCTGCCATCGCCCGGCCTCCGGCGTCGGTGAGCGAAGAGGAGCACTGGACGCTGCGCGCCTCCCAGGGCAGGCCCGTCGCGGGCGTCGAGCTGCGGCTGGTGGACGACGAGGGCAACGAGGTACCGCACGACGGTGAGTCGGTCGGGGAGATCCAGGTGCGCGGTCCGTGGATCACCGGGGCGTACGTCGGCGGTGAGGAGACGGACAAGTTCGACAACGGGTGGCTGCGGACCGGGGACGTCGGTCGCATGGACGATCGCAGCTTCATCACCCTGACCGACCGCACCAAGGACGTCATCAAGTCAGGCGGGGAGTGGATCTCGTCGGTGGAGCTCGAGCTGCTGCTCGCCGGTCACCCCGCCGTGCTGGAGGCAACAGTCATCGGTGTGCCGGACGAGAAGTGGCAGGAGCGCCCTCTCGCGGTGATCGTGACGCGGGAGGGCGCCGACGTGACCCCCTCGCAGCTGAGGGACTTCCTGGACGGCAAGGTGGCCAAGTGGTGGCTGCCCGAGCGGTGGTGCTTCGTGCCCGAGGTCCCCAAGACCTCGGTTGGTAAGTTCGACAAGAAGGTGCTCCGTGCCCAGCACGCAGCCGGCGCCCTCACGGTCGTGGATATCTGA